In Calothrix sp. PCC 7507, one DNA window encodes the following:
- a CDS encoding fructosamine kinase family protein: protein MIWTEIDAHISRVSGERFQSQQRRSVSGGCINQGYAVSNGELTYFVKLNQASQVAMFEAEALGLEEMLTTASIRVPKPLCWGTAGNSGYIVMEWLEMGGDNTKSWSDMGQNVAAMHKATSSQGFGWKINNTIGSTPQINTWTADWAEFYAQYRLSYQFQLARRRGGNFPLQERLLAAIPELLADHQVQPSLVHGDLWGGNAGCTVSGEPVIFDPATYFGDREVDIAMTELFGGFPASFYKGYNEVFPLDAGYEHRKPLYNLYHILNHFNLFGGGYSSQANRMIDQILAGQVAR from the coding sequence ATGATATGGACGGAAATCGATGCTCATATTAGCCGGGTGAGTGGTGAAAGATTTCAGAGTCAGCAGCGGCGTAGTGTTAGTGGCGGGTGTATTAATCAAGGTTATGCAGTTTCCAATGGTGAGTTGACTTACTTTGTCAAACTCAACCAAGCATCCCAAGTGGCGATGTTTGAAGCTGAAGCGCTAGGGTTAGAGGAAATGCTGACAACAGCTAGCATTCGCGTACCCAAACCGCTGTGCTGGGGTACTGCGGGTAATTCCGGCTACATTGTGATGGAATGGCTGGAAATGGGAGGAGACAATACCAAATCGTGGTCAGATATGGGCCAGAATGTAGCAGCAATGCATAAAGCGACTAGTAGTCAAGGGTTTGGATGGAAAATTAACAATACCATTGGTTCCACACCCCAAATCAACACCTGGACAGCAGACTGGGCAGAGTTTTATGCTCAATATCGACTCTCATATCAATTTCAGTTAGCAAGGCGGCGGGGTGGTAATTTCCCCCTGCAAGAAAGATTATTGGCCGCTATCCCTGAATTATTGGCAGATCATCAGGTGCAGCCTTCTTTAGTACACGGTGATTTGTGGGGTGGGAATGCGGGGTGTACGGTGTCAGGTGAACCTGTGATATTTGATCCAGCAACTTATTTTGGCGATCGCGAAGTTGATATCGCTATGACAGAATTATTTGGTGGCTTCCCAGCATCTTTTTACAAAGGTTACAACGAAGTGTTTCCTTTAGATGCAGGGTATGAACACCGAAAACCGCTCTATAACCTTTATCACATTCTGAATCACTTCAATTTATTTGGCGGTGGTTACAGTTCTCAAGCCAACCGCATGATTGACCAGATTTTGGCAGGACAAGTAGCCCGATAA
- a CDS encoding response regulator transcription factor: MSKIRIALIEDHDLTRVGIRTALLQKEEIEVVGEAANAAEGLKMLKALQPDIAIIDIGLPDKDGIELTRELKATSNGEELATKVLILTLQDNKEAVLAAFAAGADSYCMKDIKFDNLLEAVRVTHNGNAWIDPAIARIVLQQAQHNPPKQDGVSLNTKNSHQYSEFVDDQETIEPYTLTERELEVLQLIVEGCSNALIAERLYITVGTVKTHVRNILNKLCADDRTQAAVRALRSGLVG, from the coding sequence ATGAGTAAAATTCGTATTGCTCTGATTGAAGATCATGACCTCACCCGTGTGGGTATTCGGACAGCACTACTACAAAAAGAAGAAATTGAAGTTGTTGGAGAAGCTGCCAATGCTGCGGAAGGTCTGAAAATGTTAAAAGCACTACAACCTGATATTGCAATTATCGATATCGGTTTACCAGATAAAGATGGTATTGAACTGACGCGGGAGTTGAAAGCTACTAGTAATGGCGAAGAGTTAGCCACGAAGGTGCTAATTTTAACGCTACAAGATAACAAGGAAGCAGTGCTAGCGGCTTTCGCTGCTGGAGCAGATTCTTACTGTATGAAGGATATCAAGTTCGATAATTTACTAGAAGCAGTCCGTGTAACCCACAATGGCAACGCTTGGATTGATCCGGCGATCGCCCGAATTGTGTTACAACAAGCACAACACAATCCACCTAAACAAGATGGGGTATCACTAAATACAAAAAATTCTCATCAATATTCAGAGTTTGTGGATGATCAGGAAACCATAGAACCTTACACCCTGACAGAACGAGAGTTAGAAGTGTTACAGTTGATTGTCGAAGGTTGTAGCAATGCGCTAATAGCGGAAAGACTTTACATCACAGTTGGAACTGTAAAAACTCATGTCCGCAATATATTAAATAAGCTATGTGCTGATGACCGTACCCAAGCTGCAGTTCGTGCCTTACGTTCTGGGTTGGTGGGATAG
- a CDS encoding anti-sigma regulatory factor, which produces MKTELHVPSDLNFLNIVENWLLGCLKIQLGESVDWSRQSSRLRLALVEAYSNAVRHAHKERSNLPILLRLELKDRDLALEIWDYGEGFDMSTYLAPNPLEKQEGGYGWLIMNRLMDKVEYQLQVDGANCLKLKATLPELVH; this is translated from the coding sequence ATGAAAACTGAGCTTCATGTACCTAGTGACTTGAATTTTTTAAACATTGTCGAAAATTGGTTGTTAGGATGTCTAAAAATCCAGCTAGGAGAATCTGTTGATTGGTCACGACAATCAAGTCGTTTGCGGTTAGCTTTGGTTGAAGCCTACTCCAACGCAGTACGTCATGCTCATAAAGAGCGGTCAAATTTACCAATCTTACTGCGTCTGGAACTGAAAGACCGGGATCTTGCTTTGGAAATTTGGGACTACGGCGAAGGTTTTGATATGTCCACCTACTTAGCGCCAAATCCTTTAGAAAAACAAGAAGGTGGCTATGGTTGGCTGATTATGAATCGTTTGATGGATAAAGTAGAGTACCAATTGCAAGTTGATGGTGCTAACTGTCTAAAGTTGAAAGCTACTCTACCAGAACTGGTTCATTAA
- a CDS encoding SpoIIE family protein phosphatase codes for MTETEVEKLKLMVVDDELDNLDLLYRTFRRDFKVYQASHARGALDILDKEGEMAVIISDQRMPEMNGTEFLSLTVERFPDTIRILLTGFTDVEDLVDAINSGQVFKYITKPWNPERLKTLVEQATDTYRLVKKRTQELRRALRRESLYNAVTTAIRESLDYDSMLEKIVATIGQTFEATCCLLRPVEGDRLTKDEFFYMDAQSHISSCTFDPSLLIEKVLETRHYQLTEDTYEGKTCRQLVVPLSYQQHLLAVLALYQKGRDYPWQDEDIQLITGVTEQAALALSQAKLYQRLQEKQQQLQNELEVARQIQHNLLRQSLPDIQGARVQASCYPAREVGGDFFEVFVHPKGDLWLAVGDVSGKGVPAALFMASAISVLRRELSQETPAEPNVVMQNLNHAMSDDLISNNCFITLVLARYTPSTKDFVYANAGHVYPLLWSNQENGDAQPNYLKVRGVPLGILLKWEAKSGQLVLAPGDILLLASDGITEAMVSNDVFLTEKSEHGIEPFSRSMLNQDGLWKLLQQETLPLSLNHLLARIQADNHVQEDDQTILSLEVL; via the coding sequence ATGACTGAAACAGAGGTAGAAAAGCTGAAGCTCATGGTGGTAGACGATGAGCTAGATAACCTAGATTTACTCTACCGCACTTTTAGGCGAGATTTTAAAGTATATCAAGCTAGCCATGCTCGTGGTGCGCTGGACATTCTAGACAAAGAAGGCGAGATGGCCGTGATTATTTCTGACCAAAGAATGCCAGAAATGAACGGTACTGAATTTCTTAGCCTTACAGTAGAGCGATTTCCCGATACCATTCGGATTTTGCTGACTGGTTTCACAGATGTCGAAGATTTAGTAGACGCCATTAACTCTGGTCAGGTATTCAAGTACATAACCAAACCTTGGAATCCCGAACGGTTGAAGACATTAGTCGAGCAAGCTACTGATACATATCGCTTAGTTAAGAAACGCACTCAGGAGTTGCGTCGCGCCTTGCGACGAGAGTCTTTGTATAATGCCGTGACAACAGCAATTCGTGAGTCTTTGGACTACGACAGTATGCTGGAAAAGATTGTGGCGACAATTGGACAAACATTCGAGGCTACTTGCTGCTTGCTAAGACCCGTAGAAGGCGATCGCTTGACAAAAGATGAGTTCTTCTACATGGATGCTCAATCTCACATATCAAGTTGCACCTTCGACCCTAGTCTTTTAATTGAAAAAGTTCTCGAAACGCGACATTATCAGCTAACTGAAGATACCTATGAAGGTAAGACTTGCCGTCAACTGGTTGTGCCACTATCCTACCAGCAACACCTGCTAGCTGTGCTAGCCCTTTACCAAAAGGGACGTGACTATCCCTGGCAAGATGAAGATATACAACTGATTACTGGGGTTACTGAGCAAGCAGCTTTAGCTCTCTCTCAAGCAAAACTCTATCAGCGCCTCCAGGAAAAGCAACAGCAGCTCCAAAATGAGTTAGAGGTGGCGCGCCAAATTCAACACAACCTGCTACGCCAAAGTTTACCTGATATCCAAGGTGCTAGGGTGCAGGCATCTTGCTATCCCGCACGGGAAGTCGGAGGGGATTTTTTTGAAGTATTTGTCCATCCTAAAGGTGACTTGTGGTTAGCAGTCGGTGACGTTTCCGGTAAAGGCGTTCCTGCGGCTTTGTTTATGGCTAGCGCTATTTCGGTATTACGCCGAGAATTATCTCAAGAAACGCCAGCCGAGCCGAATGTGGTCATGCAAAATCTTAACCACGCCATGAGCGATGACTTAATTAGCAACAATTGCTTCATCACCCTCGTCTTAGCACGTTACACCCCCAGCACTAAAGATTTTGTCTATGCTAACGCCGGACACGTCTATCCTCTTCTTTGGTCAAACCAAGAAAATGGGGACGCACAGCCTAATTACCTCAAGGTAAGGGGTGTTCCTTTAGGTATTTTACTTAAGTGGGAGGCTAAGTCTGGTCAATTAGTTCTCGCTCCTGGAGATATCCTACTGTTAGCTAGTGATGGAATTACAGAGGCAATGGTATCAAATGATGTGTTTTTGACTGAAAAAAGCGAACATGGCATTGAGCCATTTAGCCGTTCGATGCTAAATCAAGATGGCCTTTGGAAACTCTTACAGCAAGAGACTCTACCACTATCTCTCAACCATTTACTAGCGCGCATCCAGGCAGATAACCATGTTCAAGAAGATGACCAAACTATACTCTCACTGGAGGTTTTATAA
- a CDS encoding pentapeptide repeat-containing protein, which produces MQGKMGEEVAQKFVREVRANLVDANLVGANLVDANLVGANLVDANLQGAILEGANVRGTILEGKI; this is translated from the coding sequence ATGCAGGGCAAGATGGGAGAGGAAGTTGCCCAGAAGTTTGTGAGAGAAGTACGTGCAAATCTTGTAGATGCGAATCTTGTAGGTGCAAATCTTGTAGATGCGAATCTTGTAGGTGCAAATCTTGTAGATGCGAATCTTCAAGGGGCGATTCTTGAAGGCGCAAATGTTCGTGGCACCATTCTGGAAGGCAAAATCTAA
- a CDS encoding pitrilysin family protein, producing MTSALLKFPRLHAPKLHQLPNGLTIVAEQMPIEAVNLNLWINVGSAVESDAINGMAHFLEHMIFKGTEKLASGEFERRIEERGAVTNAATSQDYTHYYITTAPKDFAELAPLQIDVVTNASIPDDAFERERMVVLEEIKRSEDNPQRRTFRRAMEMAFDELPYRRPVLGPESVISQLQPQQMRDFHRTLYQPQSMTAAVVGNLPVEELVEIVAAGFTRGGETRGGETPPVQGSRVIPEPAFTTIVRREFIDESLQQARLVMVWRVPGLSELNETYALDILAGILGHGRTSRLVRDLREERGLVSSISVSNMSHRLQGTFYISAKCAVENLEAVENAIAQHIRTLQTELVTDKEIDRVRKRVANRFIFGNETPSDRAGLYGYYQSLIGDLEPAFNYPDYIQAQNTDDLLQAAQQYLSPDAYGVVVLKPYQ from the coding sequence ATGACCTCAGCCCTGCTAAAATTTCCTCGTCTTCATGCGCCAAAGCTACACCAATTACCTAATGGATTGACGATAGTAGCGGAGCAAATGCCAATTGAAGCCGTTAACCTTAACTTGTGGATTAATGTTGGTTCTGCGGTAGAATCTGATGCCATTAACGGCATGGCTCACTTTTTAGAGCATATGATTTTTAAAGGCACGGAAAAATTGGCCAGCGGCGAGTTTGAACGCCGAATTGAAGAGCGAGGCGCTGTGACTAATGCCGCTACTAGCCAAGACTATACTCATTACTATATAACCACTGCTCCCAAGGATTTTGCAGAACTGGCTCCATTACAAATAGATGTAGTAACTAACGCCAGTATTCCTGATGATGCTTTTGAACGAGAACGCATGGTAGTTCTGGAAGAAATTAAGCGTTCAGAAGATAATCCTCAGCGCAGGACTTTTCGCCGGGCGATGGAGATGGCGTTTGATGAATTACCCTATCGTCGTCCGGTATTGGGGCCTGAGTCGGTGATTTCTCAACTCCAACCCCAGCAGATGCGAGATTTTCACAGGACGTTGTATCAACCCCAGTCAATGACTGCAGCGGTTGTAGGTAATTTACCTGTGGAAGAGTTGGTAGAAATTGTGGCTGCAGGATTCACTAGGGGCGGGGAAACCAGGGGCGGGGAAACCCCGCCCGTACAGGGGTCAAGAGTGATTCCGGAGCCAGCGTTTACGACAATTGTGCGGCGGGAATTTATTGATGAAAGTCTCCAGCAGGCGCGGTTGGTGATGGTTTGGCGCGTACCGGGGTTGAGTGAACTTAATGAAACTTATGCGCTGGATATTTTAGCAGGAATTTTGGGACACGGACGGACATCAAGATTGGTGAGGGATTTACGGGAAGAACGGGGGCTAGTTTCCTCGATTTCTGTGAGTAATATGAGTCATCGACTGCAAGGAACGTTTTATATTTCCGCTAAGTGTGCAGTGGAAAATTTAGAGGCTGTAGAAAATGCGATCGCTCAACATATTCGCACACTACAAACAGAATTGGTGACAGACAAGGAAATTGACCGTGTGCGGAAGCGTGTCGCTAACAGGTTTATTTTTGGTAACGAAACACCAAGCGATCGCGCTGGGTTGTATGGTTACTATCAATCTTTAATAGGAGATTTAGAACCTGCGTTTAACTACCCAGATTATATTCAAGCCCAAAATACAGATGACTTGCTACAAGCAGCACAACAGTATCTTTCCCCAGATGCTTATGGTGTAGTTGTCCTGAAACCATATCAGTGA
- a CDS encoding transposase — protein sequence MLSEPKHGGCSRLAEILGDVSHDSVNRFLLRERYEPKDLFDIVREIINLEGGILSVDDTVIEKLYSEPKYAELIGYFWSGKYHKAIKGLNLITLYYSDIHGNSVPINYRIYDKKEGRTKNDYFQEMLIEVIDWGVKPRLVTGDSWYSGVENLKFLRNQKLGFLFGVEKNRTVSNEPGKYCHVSSLELPEQGLVTHLREFGFIKLFRKDFKKEDSRHYILYLPDKEALQQITRSEFVTIHDTHWGIESFHRAIKQVCGICRFMVRDSHAIKTHIFCSLQAFVRLEKMRSENIINNWYEVQRNLFTKVIREYVLDNLSAVCAD from the coding sequence TTGCTATCGGAGCCAAAGCATGGAGGGTGCAGTCGGTTAGCAGAAATCTTGGGAGATGTTTCACATGATAGTGTGAACAGATTTTTGTTGAGAGAAAGATACGAGCCAAAAGATTTATTCGACATTGTCAGAGAAATAATCAATTTAGAAGGAGGTATTTTAAGCGTTGATGACACAGTAATAGAAAAGCTATACAGCGAACCAAAATACGCAGAATTAATTGGATATTTTTGGTCAGGGAAATACCATAAGGCGATTAAAGGATTAAATTTAATCACACTGTATTACAGCGACATACATGGGAATTCAGTCCCAATAAATTACAGAATATATGACAAAAAGGAGGGGAGAACCAAGAACGATTATTTCCAAGAAATGCTGATTGAAGTGATTGATTGGGGTGTAAAACCAAGACTAGTGACAGGAGATAGTTGGTACTCAGGAGTAGAAAACTTAAAGTTTTTAAGAAACCAGAAATTGGGTTTTCTATTTGGTGTTGAGAAGAACAGAACTGTATCTAATGAACCAGGAAAGTATTGCCATGTAAGCAGTTTAGAGCTTCCTGAGCAAGGGTTAGTCACGCATCTGAGAGAATTTGGATTTATCAAGTTGTTTAGGAAGGACTTCAAAAAAGAAGACTCTAGGCACTATATATTGTATCTACCAGATAAAGAAGCTCTCCAACAAATAACCAGAAGTGAATTTGTGACAATTCATGATACTCATTGGGGAATTGAAAGTTTTCATAGAGCCATCAAACAAGTATGTGGAATTTGTCGATTCATGGTTAGAGATAGCCACGCAATCAAAACACATATATTTTGCTCGCTTCAAGCATTTGTTCGTTTAGAAAAAATGCGCTCTGAAAATATCATTAACAATTGGTATGAAGTCCAAAGGAATCTATTCACAAAAGTTATTCGTGAATATGTTTTGGATAATTTGAGCGCTGTTTGTGCTGATTGA